AGATGACCTCGACCGGGTACCGGTGCCCCTTGTACGACAGCGACGCGCTCCCACGGGCGACCCTTCCCGGTTGATCAACCCGAAGATCACCCCACCGGTCAGCCAACGTGACAGTGCCTCTCCGTGGGAAGCCCCAGTCGGAGTGGCCCGGGTGCGCTGCACCGCAACACCTGGGACTACTTGGCAGAGCAAGTCCCCAAGCACAGGGAAGGCGGGGCTGCAACGAGGGAGGTGGTGGACAACGTCTTCCGCGCGCGCCGGCCGAGGAGGACATCACCACCGAGACCGACGGCATGGTGACCGTGCCGCTGGCGGGCAGCTCGCTCGCTTCGGTGCTGCACTTCTGCGCCAATGTCCAGGACTGGCCCTACTTGCCGAACCACGCCTACAACGCTCTCGACAAGGCGATCGGGCGCCGGGTGGGTGCGGCGATCTCGCAGGCCCTGCTGAACGTCGTTCCCTCCGCGGACGCTTCCGGGCCGACGGAGGTTGTCTACCTGGACGACAAGATCACCGCCAAGGACGCCACGGCGTGACCGACTGCCCCGCCGTGCCGACGGGTTCCGCGCTTCGGCGTCAGGCGGCGAGGACGTCCCGAAGCTCCCGTACAGCGGGCTCGCGGTAGTGCTGGGCGGGGATCGCCTCGTACAGGTCCTGGGCGCGGCGGCGGACCAGGCCGGTGCGGCAGCGCGGTCAGGGCGGCGACCGTACGACGGCACGCCTGTTCGCTGACACCGTCGTGGTGGGAGCACGCAGCAGCGATGTGCAGCAACGTCCGCGTCATGGTGCTGGTCGGCGCGGACAGCTCCAAGGCGCGCTGCTGGCTCTCGTTCGCACGGCGGGTGTCTGAGAGCGTGGTGTAGGCGTGGCTGAGGTGGACGTGGTGCTTTTGCTCGCCGTACGTCAGCCACGTGTCCGACCGCTGGCTCTCGGGGAGCCGGTCCATGAGGGCGTCGGCGGCCGCGAGTGCGGCGCGGGCCTGTTCGCTTTGGTGGTTGAGGGCGTAGGTGCGGGCGGCGACCGCGGCCGCCAGTGTCGTTGCGGCGGTCGGCCGGTGCCCGGCGACGTGACGGGCCCGTTCGGCGAGATCGGCCGCTGCTTTCGGGGCTCCGTAGTTGAGCGGGACCATGGCCTCGCGGGCGAGGACCCAGGCGTGCAGCTGGTCGTTGCCGGATTCGGCGGCGGCCCGGGCGACGGTGGCGAACCAGGCGCGGTACTGCCGGCGGCTGCCCAGGTCGTGTAAGACGAGCTGGTGCTTCGCACCAGTACCTACGGCCCGCTTCCGTTGCCGGGAGGCAAGTCTGGCCTGGTGCCGCTCGGGCCACAACGGGCCGATCTCATCGACGAGTTCAGCGATCACATCGGCCGCCAGGCCCATGATCCGCCGGTTGCTGATGATCACTGCACGAGTCACGTTCCCCACCACATGACCATGATCAACGATCAAAAGCTCGACGTCTCACCGCCAACCATGCACCACCTCGTTAGCCAGGAGGTTTCGTCCGGATCACCAGGCGGACCGGAGGGGCGCACGCGGCCCGTCCCTTCCTGCACGAGGGGACGGGCCGCGTGTGTCAGGGACGCCAGCCGTCGGGGACGCGGCCCTGCTGCACCTTGAGGGTGCCGCTGCACGTCCCAGTGTCGGGATCGCCCCAGATCTTGATGGTGTCGACGTCGTTCGCCCAGGTGGTGTCGTTGGTGGGGTGGTCGTAGTTGCCGAGGTTCACGGCGGTGTTCTTCGGGATGCAGATGTACGCGTCCGGGGAGGGGCGCGTGTCGAGCAGCCAGACGGAGTCGTCGTTACGGGTGTTGACGACCGCGTCCGGATCGTTCTGTATCGCGGTCGGCATGTTCTGGTAGTAGGTGTCCTGGAACCAGCCGATGACGCTGCCGCCGGAGTAGGAACCCTCGTACACACATACGCGCGGGTACGAGCAGCCATGCATGCTGGCGGCGGAGGCAGACGAGGCTGTCAGCGGGGTCAAGGCCGCGGCCAGTCCGGTGGTGACCAAGGTCGCCGCCAGCTTTCTGTTCAGCTTCATGGGAACACTTCCTGGTGAGGTGGCATCGACGGAGCCGACCGCACCGGCCGGCTCCGCAACGAGATTGCGGGTTCGGCGCGACGTTCGGCCACAGCTGACGCAGAAGTGACCTCATCCCGGGACGTCCCGTGCACTGATCTGCGGAGATGTCGCCCGCCGAGTCCCTGCGGCGGGACTGCGGTGAGAGGGAATGGCTGACTCCGCGCCAGGGCTGGGTCGCACCAGGGCGGCGTGCCCGCTCTGTGATCCCCGTGACAGCTGATGCAGAATGAGACCGGGACACGGGGGACGGACCAGCGGTCCCTGATGTGAGCGGGGGGAATCATGCCGCGTTGGAAAGAGTTGCCCGCAGAACTGCATCCACACGTCCGCCAGTTGATCGTGCGACTTCGCAAACTCAAGGACCGCAGCCAACTGAGCACGCGTCAACTGGCTGTGGAGACCGGGTACAGCGCGAAGTCGTGGCAGCGGTATCTGAACGGCAGGTCGCTGCCGCCCCGGGAGGCCGTCGAGGCGATGGCCCGCGTCGGCGGTGACGATCCGCCCCGGCTGCTGGTGCTGTACGAGATCGCCGCCGAACGCTGGGCGGATGGACGGGTGGTCACCACCGACGCCCCCGAGAACCTCTCCGCGACACCGGCACGCACCCCCACGGAGCAGCAGCCGTACGGGCGTCACCTGCGCGCCGCGGTCACGGCGGGAGCCGTGGTCTCGGTGCTATCCATCTCCGCGGCGCTCCTGCTGGCCGTGCGGCTCACCGAGGCCCGTGCCCAGCTCGCGCAGGACCGCAGCGATGCTGTCGCGACGGCCCCGGCCACCGTGTCGGAGTCCCTGGTGCCGATCATCTACACCTGCCGGCTGGAGCAGCGTGACGGTCACTGGTACGCGGGCCTGACCCGGACCACGGACCTCCTCCTGTCCAACACCCACGTGGGGCTCGAAGTGGCCGAGGCGCAGTGCCTGCTGCGCCGGGCGGGCACTGCGCCAGGGGACATCGACGGCGTCTTCGGCCCGAAGACGCGGCGAGCGGTCGAGCTCATGCAGAAGCGGAACGGGCTGGTCGTGAACGGAGTCATCGACCCGCCCACCTGGCAGGCCCTGCGGGAGGCGGATCCGAAGTGACCGCGGAACACACCCGGCTGGTCGCGGCCCTGCGGGAGCTGCGGGCCGGTGCGGGGCTGAGCCTGGCGGCGCTGGCGGAGCGGACCGCGTACAGCAAGTCCTCGTGGGAGCGTTACCTCAACGGCAAGAGCCTGCCTCCTCGCCAGGCCGTACAGGAACTGTGCCGGCTCGCGAACGAAGCGGACGGGCGGCCGCTAGCCCTGTGGGAGATCGCCGAGTCGCACTGGAGCGGACGCGCGGTGGCCCCCGCGCCCGCTCCTCCCGCGGACGAATCGCCGCGGCCACATCCCGAGGAGGCGCCACCGCCCGCCATAACCGAGCGGCGGCGCCTTCGCGGGGGCAGGCTCCTGGTGGTGCTGGCGTCGGTGTACACCGTGACCGTCGGTGGTGCTGCGGCCCTGCTGTTCTCCCTGCTGCCGGACTCGCAGGCTCAGGAGGACGAACCGCTGCCGGCCTCCGTCCCGTTCTCCCTCGCTCCCCAATGCCACGGAGCCGCCTGCGAGGGCCGGGACCCCATGCGCCTGATCTGCGGCATCGGCCCCGACACCCTCACCACATACCGCACCGCCACCGGCGCCCACGTCGAGCTGCGCTACAGCAAGAAGTGCGGCGCGAGCTGGGCCCGGACCTGGGGGACCGAGATCGGCGACCGGGTGGACGTCACGGCAGGCGGCCCGACCCACAGCGTGCGCATCAGCAACAAGGACGACTCGGCAACCTTCATCTATACCGAGATGACCGAAGTCAGTCCTGGCAGCACCGTCCGGGCCTGCTTCCGGCCCGCGTCGGCCGACGGCGAACGGGAGTGCTTCGAGGCCCGCGTGGGCGGGGCCGCCACCACGACCCGGCCGCCCTCACTCCAGTA
This is a stretch of genomic DNA from Streptomyces hawaiiensis. It encodes these proteins:
- a CDS encoding peptidoglycan-binding protein — translated: MRLRKLKDRSQLSTRQLAVETGYSAKSWQRYLNGRSLPPREAVEAMARVGGDDPPRLLVLYEIAAERWADGRVVTTDAPENLSATPARTPTEQQPYGRHLRAAVTAGAVVSVLSISAALLLAVRLTEARAQLAQDRSDAVATAPATVSESLVPIIYTCRLEQRDGHWYAGLTRTTDLLLSNTHVGLEVAEAQCLLRRAGTAPGDIDGVFGPKTRRAVELMQKRNGLVVNGVIDPPTWQALREADPK
- a CDS encoding helix-turn-helix domain-containing protein, whose amino-acid sequence is MTAEHTRLVAALRELRAGAGLSLAALAERTAYSKSSWERYLNGKSLPPRQAVQELCRLANEADGRPLALWEIAESHWSGRAVAPAPAPPADESPRPHPEEAPPPAITERRRLRGGRLLVVLASVYTVTVGGAAALLFSLLPDSQAQEDEPLPASVPFSLAPQCHGAACEGRDPMRLICGIGPDTLTTYRTATGAHVELRYSKKCGASWARTWGTEIGDRVDVTAGGPTHSVRISNKDDSATFIYTEMTEVSPGSTVRACFRPASADGERECFEARVGGAATTTRPPSLQ